Proteins found in one Limanda limanda chromosome 18, fLimLim1.1, whole genome shotgun sequence genomic segment:
- the LOC133024659 gene encoding akirin-2-like has product MACGATLKRSLDFDPLMNPASPKRRRCAPGMSPVSSPQKYLRMEPSPFGEVSTRLTTEQILHNIKQEYKRLQKRRHLDSAFQQQADGCCPLDAQNIHSGSALPGTSSGALSPTRKEQPLFSLRQVGMICERLLKEREDKVREEFDELLTTKLAEQYDAFVKFTHDQLMRRFGEQPASYVS; this is encoded by the exons ATGGCGTGCGGAGCGACGCTGAAGAGGAGCCTGGACTTCGACCCGCTCATGAACCCGGCTTCCCCGAAGAGGAGGCGCTGCGCCCCGGGCATGTCTCCGGTGTCCTCGCCGCAGAAGTACCTCCGGATGGAGCCCTCGCCGTTCGGGGAGGTGTCGACCAGACTCACCACAG AGCAAATTCTACACAACATCAAGCAGGAGTACAAGCGGCTGCAGAAACGGCGACACCTGGACAGTGCTTTCCAGCAGCAGGCGGACGGCTGCTGTCCCCTGGACGCTCAGAACATCCACAGTGGATCGGCTCTACCAG GTACGTCCTCGGGTGCCTTGTCTCCCACCAGGAAAGAGCAGCCTTTGTTTTCCCTCAGACAGGTTGGAATGATCTGTGAAAGACTACTGAAAGAGCGAGAGGACAAAGTCCGCGAGGAGTTTGACGAGTTACTGACGACAAAGCTCGCAG AACAATATGATGCCTTTGTTAAATTTACACACGACCAACTGATGAGAAGATTCGGAGAACAGCCTGCTAGCT ACGTATCCTGA